From the genome of Treponema denticola:
TCCCTTCCCGTTTTATCTCGGCAATCGGCGTAATAAATTTTTCGCCGTCTCCTTTGCTTGCATAGATAAGGCCCGGCTTGGGGTTTAAGGCACCTATCAGTCCTGCAAGTTCTTCCGCCGTTTCAAAATCTATATCGATTTTTTTTTGAGCAAGTTTTTTTATAAAAAGTTTTAAATCTGAAACAAAGACAAGAATTTCATAGTGTTCTTTTATTATCTTTACACAAAGAGAATGTATGGTTTTATAAATATCAAGGATTTCATGCGTTTTGGGCGACTCGCAAAGGATTCCGGCCTGCACAATAAGCGATTCTTTAAAACCGGAACAGGCACAGCCTATCGGCTCAAACCGCCTGACAATGTTAAGAGCTTTTTTTATTTCAGCATGGTTTATCTTTTTTTCGGCAAGCAAGTCTGCAAAAAGTTCTTCAAGAGGCACCCAATAAAAACCGTTTTGATCCAAATTTTGAATTATGAGCATTGCCGCATCTAGGACATATTCGTCCGCAATCGATTCTCCGGCTTGTTCAATCAGATGAGCTTGAAGGGTTTTGCGGGAATCATCTTCGATGCTCTCCAAAAAACTTTGATGCTTATCCCCCTCTTCAGCAGAGGCGGCACTCACTCGGGAAGAGGTTTTAAAAATAAGGGCCGGATTCCGCTTTACTTCTTTTATTACCTCTTCCTGAAGTTCTTCGCTCGATAAATTAAGCAGGGCAACAGCATTCAGCATCTGCTGGTTCATCACCATTTTTTGAGATAGAATCTGCTGCTGCCTTTGCTTTAATAACATTTATTTTTACCTTAGAGCGTGCAGTTAAAATCCTTTACCAAGATGCCGGGAAGCGAAGCTCCTCCTGTGCTTCTTCTGCCGTAAGTGCCGGTGTTGGCAAAGATGCGGCTTTCCTTTGTTACGGCTAAAAGGTTTTCCCCGAACATATTGTACAAGGATTCGTCCCAACGCATATCGGCAATGGGGGCAACGATTTTTCCGTCTTCTACCCAAAGGCAGGCAAAGCGGGTCATTCCCGTAACGCGGGCCGATGAGGTATCGCTCCAGTTTAGGTAGTTAAAGTTTGAAATATAAATACCCGTACCCAGCTCTTTTACGGCATCAGCTTCGTTTAAGTTTCCCGCTCCGATAACTATTGAACGCATGCTTTCGCTTAAAGGAGCACCGTTGGACTTTACCCCGTACTGGGTTTCGGTTCTTAAACTGACCAAGGTATTTTTAAGCTTACCTTTTTCGATTATGCTTAATTTTTCGGGAGCAAGCTCTCCATTTGAGTTAAAGGCAGGTTCAAGCCCAAGCGAAAAGTCCTGAGTCAAATTAAACTTATCGGAAAAATGCTCTCTTCCCTCTTTTAAGGCAAGGTAAGCACTGGAGCCTTGCTGCATACTCCTTTCGCTAAAACCGTTCCACGAAAAAAAGTCCGTTACATCAAGAAGAGCATCGGCACTTATAAATGCTTTGTATTTTCCGGGGGCTAATTTTTTTTGAGGCGTGTGTAAAACCTCCAAGCCCTTTCGAGCTTGCTCTATCTTTAGCTTATATTGAGCATCACTCCATTCAGTTCCCGAATAAAGAGATTTTATACCGCGGCCGTTTTCGAGCCAAACCGAATAATCCAAAACAAAGGTTTCTGTTTGAAACCAGTGACTTGCCCCTGCAGAAGTTATAACACCCTTACAAATAACGCCCTGAGAATAAAGACCTGCAAAGTCAAGGTCTTTAACGGGAGATAAAATAGTTTCGGGTATCTTATCTTCGGGCAAAAGTTTTCCCGTATATATTGCCGAAGAGGTTTGCGAGGCTTCGGGAATTGACTGGTACTTGTCTTCGGGCAGAAGCATTATAGAGTCTCTAGCTTCTTGAAGAGCCTCTGCAGCCATCCTCTTATCTTTTTCCATACTCATCTGAATACCGAAACTGAAATTATGGGTGCGGTTCTTTTTCCAAAAAGTACAAGAAAAATAACCTTGATCAACCATTCCGTTTTGGCGTACCTTAGCCTTGCTAAAGCGCATAAAATAGCTTTTTTCGCCCGAAAAAGAAATCGAAATTTTTTCTCCCTCAAGCAGTTCAGAAAGCATAAAATCGGCAATCGATTCAAAATATTCTTTAAAACTCATTTTCATTTTCCGCCTCCAAAAACTTCTACATCAGAAAATGCGCATACAGGACTTGCGTGTCCTACACTGATAACCTGATTCGGTTCTCCCTTACCGCAGTTAGGCGTTCCGTAAACATGGAATGTGGATTTGTCGCCTACGGCACAGAGGTTTCGACAAAAGTTTTGAGATACACCTCGGTAGTTCGGGTCGCGTACGGTTTTCGTAATTTTTCCGTTTTCGATTAATTGGCCGTATTCGCATCCGAATTGAAATTTATTGCGGTAATCGTCTATCGACCATGAGCGGTTAGATGTCATAATAATTCCTTTTTCGATTGAAGAAATTATTTGATCAAAGCTGCTGGTTCCCGGTTCAAGGTTTAGGTTTGCCATTCTGTCTATCGGCGGACGATTCCACGAGGTTGCTCTTTGGTTTGCGACCATCTTGTCCGGCGGAACGGGTTTGCCTGCATAGAGGCGGACTGCACTTTCAAGGCTTCCCAAGGCGCAAACTAAGATTCCGTCCTTGATTATAAATGTTTTCTTTGCCTGAGCCCCTGTTTGGTCGGCGGCAAATGTGGCAAGCTGATATGGAATCGTAGGATCGTAGCAGATATTCATAAGCTTTGAGCCGTATTGGAAGCTTCCTATATCTTCAGGCTTTATAAAACTGCCGCCTGCAAAGTTTCTTTCATCACCTAAAATGCGGTCAATTTCCAAGGGGTGGCCGACGCTTTCGTGAATTTGTAAAAGCATTTGGTCGGGCATAAGAACGAGGGTGCGCCTGTCGGAAGGACAGGACTCGGCTCCCAAGAGCTCTATTACTTCATTCCCTACCCGTTTGGCTTCTACCTTGGATTTGGCAAAGTTTAAAAACTCATAGCCTCCCTGAAAGGTACGGGCACCTGAGCCATTATAAGTCCGTCTTTGAATTATGTCGCCTCGGCGGGCAGCGGCACCGAAACTTGAACCTATTGTGTAAAAATCTTGTAAGATTTTTGCCCCGCCTGAGCTTAAAAGCTCTATCATCTCTTCGCCTAAATTTACATAAGCATGAGTGTCAATAACTTCATCAGAGACTTTTAAAATATTGCATATCTCAAAAAGATAATCGAAAATTTCCGTTTTGGAAGGGCGGGTCTTTTTACCCCTAAGAGTCTCGTATTTTAATTCCGTATCCGGCCTGACATTTTTGTCAAAATCGGCAATCTTAAAGGCCGAAGCGGTTTGAGCGGCATTAAAGGCTTGACAGGCAGCTTCGGCAGCTCCTTGAGGCGTCATGTTTTGAGTTGCCCCATAAGCAATATGCCCCTTATACAAGACTTCAACCATAAAACCCTGATCAAGCCCATAACCGGAAGATTCAAAAGCTCCATCTTGAGCCTCAAAAGAAGTTTCCCTTGTGCGGTGAATGCGTAAAGTTACAAGCTCCGCCTTAGGAACGGCGTTTTTTGCAGCTTCAAGCAGACTTTCCGATGTATAAATCATATTTCCCCCTAAATAATTACTAGAGCTATTATATCAAAAAGAGGCAGATTTTGCAATTGAAAAAAAAGGAAAAGATCAAACAGGATATTATGGAGTTACAATAGGACCTAAAAATGCTTTTTACTCAAAGCTGTTTTTATCGGCGGCGCCGCTGACATCGACGGGGTATTTACCGTCAAAGCAGGCACAGCAAAAGCGGGTGTTTGCTCCGGCATCCTTCATCGCTTTGAGCATACTTTCTTGGGATAGATAAACTAAGGAGTCTGCACCGATGTGTTCCCTGATTTCTTCAACCGATTTTTTGTGAGCGATGAGGTTTTCGGGGTCTCCCATATCTACACCCATAAAGCAGGAGTATCGTACCGGAGGAGAAGATATTCTGATGTGTACTTCTTTTGCACCCGCTCCCCTAAGCATTTTGATTAAGGGCCCCATGGTGCTTCCTCTGACGATGCTGTCATCTACCACAACAATGCGTTTTCCTTGGACAGCTTCGGAAAGAACATTGAACTTCATCGCAACACCTTGGTCACGCAATTTTTGGGTAGGCTGAATAAAGGTGCGTCCTATGTAGCGGTTTTTTGAAAAGCCTTCATCATAGGGAATACCCGATTCTTGAGAGTAGCCTATGGCTGCCGAACGGGACGAGTCGGGAATGGCTATAACTATATCGGCCTCAACGGGAGAGCTCTTTGCAAGCTCCTTTCCGAAATTTACACGGGATACATGAACCGAAGCATTGTTCCAAACCGAGTCGGGGCGGGCAAAATAGACATACTCAAAAATACATGGGGAAAGAGGCTCCTTAGGCGGAATACGCATACAAAGCTCGGCTCCGTTATCGACAAGTTTTAGAATCTCACCGGCTTTTACCTCAGTAACATCCTTACAGCCCAGCGTTAAAAGAGCACAAGATTCGCTTGCCGCAACCGATACTCCGTCCTGAAAACTTCCGGCACAAAGAGGCCTGAAGCCCCAAGGGTCTCTGGCTATGTAAATGCCTTCAACCGTTAAAACGGCAATCGAAAAAGCTCCTTCCCATTCTCGCATACATGAAGCTATACGCTCCGCCCAAGAATCGCCCTTGGCAGCTGCAAGCATCATAATCATAACTTCGGTATCGGAGGTAGAAGAAAGCCCTACCCCTCTTTCCAAAAGTGTTTTTCTTAAATGCGGGGCATTTACAAGGTTTCCGTTATGAGCAAGGGCTATAGGCCCGTGCATTGTTTCTATATAAAAGGGCTGGATATTTCCAAAAGAAGAAGAACCTGTAGTCGAGTAGCGGGTGTGGCCGATGGCAGCATAACCTTGGAGATTCGATATATCGTGTTCGGTAAAAATGTTGGAAACAAGGCCCGGTTTTTTGAAGACTCGGATATGTTTTCCGTTTGAAACAGCCATTCCGGCGGCCTCTTGTCCCCTGTGTTGAAGAGAAAAAAGAGCATAAAAAACCGAGCGGGCAGCGTCATCCGGCCTGAAAGGCAGCCTTTCCGGATTTTCTGTCTTATAGGAGTTTGAATCCCAGACAGCTGCAATTCCGCATTCTTCCCCCAAACTCGATTTAAAAATATCATCCTTGCTCATTTTACCCTATTCTCCTCAAATCTAATCAAAAAAAACAAAGGGAGACCTCTCATCTTATAGAAAGAGCCTCCCTCTTCGGCATTTTAAGAACTTTTAAACCTGATCGATTAATGAAAGTCTTTAGGTCGTCGTTCAACTCTTTTACACTTTGAACATTCTGCAATATTTTTAATCTTACCGTTATCGACCATTGTTTTTAATACGATGTCTCCGCCGCAAGGACAATTAAATTTTTGAGTCGCAGCAGCAGTTCGAGAGTTTTTACTTGCACCAGCCATACTTGCCTCCTAGTAAAATATTTATTGTTATGCTAACCTAATAAGTATAAAAAAAAAGTAGCTTTATGTCAATAGAGCCGATTATATTCTATTGTACTACAATATTTACGAGCTTATCGGGCACTGTAATTATCTTTTTAATCTCCTTGCCTTCAATATTGCGGACAGCTCCTTCATTCGATAAAGCAAGGCGTTCCAGTTCCTCTTTAGAGGTTCCTGCTTCTGCCTCAAACTTACCGCGGAGTTTTCCGTTTACCTGTACTACCACAGTGCAGGTTTGGTCAACGCAGAATTTTTCGACAAACATCGGCCAGTGAGAATAGGCTATCGATTCATCATTTCCCATCTTTTGCCAAAGCTCTTCGGCCAAGTGAGGAGCGTAGGGGTTTAAAAGTTTTACAAAATTATACCAAACATAGTGGGGTATTTTTTTGTGCTTTGAAACCTCATTTATAAAAATCATCATCTGGCTTATGGCAGTATTAAAGTTAAGAGAGGCTGTGTCCTCGGTTACCTTTTTTATGGTCTTATTTAAAAGAACTGTCAAGGTCTTGGTTTCAGGGGTCGAGGTATCGTTGACGGGAGTTTTGTATATTTCCCTGTCGGACATATTCCAGATTTTTTCCAAAAACCTGAACACGCCCATGATGCCGCTTGTGTTCCAAGGTTTTGAAACCTCTAAGGGGCCTAAGAACATTTCGTAGAGGCGAAGGGTGTCTGCCCCATATTCCTTTATGATGTCGTCGGGATTGATAACATTCTTTAAGCTCTT
Proteins encoded in this window:
- the rpoN gene encoding RNA polymerase factor sigma-54, with product MLLKQRQQQILSQKMVMNQQMLNAVALLNLSSEELQEEVIKEVKRNPALIFKTSSRVSAASAEEGDKHQSFLESIEDDSRKTLQAHLIEQAGESIADEYVLDAAMLIIQNLDQNGFYWVPLEELFADLLAEKKINHAEIKKALNIVRRFEPIGCACSGFKESLIVQAGILCESPKTHEILDIYKTIHSLCVKIIKEHYEILVFVSDLKLFIKKLAQKKIDIDFETAEELAGLIGALNPKPGLIYASKGDGEKFITPIAEIKREGNELKIIINDEEVPALEISPEYEKIKNSGSKEEKKQASEFLNKAALFMNVLAYRNQTILKVLTALVNFQEAFFLGRPCKPSSEGESEKMQAGYLKPLKQIDIAEIVGLSPSTVSRVSNQKYIRCEWGIFEIKDLFSPEVSGGLSKDFVEKAIQEIIESDTEKKTDARISQILKERGIDIAVRTVNKYRKEIGLPSSYHRN
- a CDS encoding TldD/PmbA family protein; translated protein: MKMSFKEYFESIADFMLSELLEGEKISISFSGEKSYFMRFSKAKVRQNGMVDQGYFSCTFWKKNRTHNFSFGIQMSMEKDKRMAAEALQEARDSIMLLPEDKYQSIPEASQTSSAIYTGKLLPEDKIPETILSPVKDLDFAGLYSQGVICKGVITSAGASHWFQTETFVLDYSVWLENGRGIKSLYSGTEWSDAQYKLKIEQARKGLEVLHTPQKKLAPGKYKAFISADALLDVTDFFSWNGFSERSMQQGSSAYLALKEGREHFSDKFNLTQDFSLGLEPAFNSNGELAPEKLSIIEKGKLKNTLVSLRTETQYGVKSNGAPLSESMRSIVIGAGNLNEADAVKELGTGIYISNFNYLNWSDTSSARVTGMTRFACLWVEDGKIVAPIADMRWDESLYNMFGENLLAVTKESRIFANTGTYGRRSTGGASLPGILVKDFNCTL
- a CDS encoding TldD/PmbA family protein, coding for MIYTSESLLEAAKNAVPKAELVTLRIHRTRETSFEAQDGAFESSGYGLDQGFMVEVLYKGHIAYGATQNMTPQGAAEAACQAFNAAQTASAFKIADFDKNVRPDTELKYETLRGKKTRPSKTEIFDYLFEICNILKVSDEVIDTHAYVNLGEEMIELLSSGGAKILQDFYTIGSSFGAAARRGDIIQRRTYNGSGARTFQGGYEFLNFAKSKVEAKRVGNEVIELLGAESCPSDRRTLVLMPDQMLLQIHESVGHPLEIDRILGDERNFAGGSFIKPEDIGSFQYGSKLMNICYDPTIPYQLATFAADQTGAQAKKTFIIKDGILVCALGSLESAVRLYAGKPVPPDKMVANQRATSWNRPPIDRMANLNLEPGTSSFDQIISSIEKGIIMTSNRSWSIDDYRNKFQFGCEYGQLIENGKITKTVRDPNYRGVSQNFCRNLCAVGDKSTFHVYGTPNCGKGEPNQVISVGHASPVCAFSDVEVFGGGK
- the purF gene encoding amidophosphoribosyltransferase — protein: MSKDDIFKSSLGEECGIAAVWDSNSYKTENPERLPFRPDDAARSVFYALFSLQHRGQEAAGMAVSNGKHIRVFKKPGLVSNIFTEHDISNLQGYAAIGHTRYSTTGSSSFGNIQPFYIETMHGPIALAHNGNLVNAPHLRKTLLERGVGLSSTSDTEVMIMMLAAAKGDSWAERIASCMREWEGAFSIAVLTVEGIYIARDPWGFRPLCAGSFQDGVSVAASESCALLTLGCKDVTEVKAGEILKLVDNGAELCMRIPPKEPLSPCIFEYVYFARPDSVWNNASVHVSRVNFGKELAKSSPVEADIVIAIPDSSRSAAIGYSQESGIPYDEGFSKNRYIGRTFIQPTQKLRDQGVAMKFNVLSEAVQGKRIVVVDDSIVRGSTMGPLIKMLRGAGAKEVHIRISSPPVRYSCFMGVDMGDPENLIAHKKSVEEIREHIGADSLVYLSQESMLKAMKDAGANTRFCCACFDGKYPVDVSGAADKNSFE